In the Oncorhynchus gorbuscha isolate QuinsamMale2020 ecotype Even-year linkage group LG05, OgorEven_v1.0, whole genome shotgun sequence genome, one interval contains:
- the LOC124035647 gene encoding CD81 antigen-like: MGVEGCTKCIKYMLFFFNFIFWLAGGVVLGVALWLRHDGHTSSLLELKFDGQQAPTTFLNSVHILIAVGAVMMVVGFLGCYGAIQESQCLLGTFFACLVILFACEVAAGIFGFMHKDSISKELITFYDNVYENSVATTLTDQDKDKKQAAAAVLKVFHKTLECCGRGISNPFTTLITQGFTDICPKSVSASTTDCHGKITELFTEKVYLIGITALIIAIIMIFEMTFSMVLCCGIRNSPVY; this comes from the exons ATGGGAGTCGAAGGCTGCACTAAATGTATCAAATACATGCTTTTCTTCTTCAACTTCATCTTCTGG CTCGCAGGAGGTGTGGTCCTGGGCGTGGCTCTATGGCTTCGACATGACGGCCACACCAGCAGCCTGCTGGAGTTGAAGTTTGACGGCCAACAAGCACCAACCACCTTCTTAAACA GTGTTCACATCCTGATTGCTGTTGGCGCAGTGATGATGGTTGTCGGGTTCCTCGGCTGCTATGGTGCCATTCAGGAGTCTCAGTGTCTTCTTGGAACA TTCTTTGCCTGCTTGGTGATCCTGTTCGCTTGTGAGGTGGCAGCTGGAATCTTTGGATTCATGCACAAAGATTCG ATTTCCAAAGAGCTGATTACCTTCTATGACAATGTGTACGAGAACTCTGTAGCAACCACTttaacagaccaggacaaggacAAGAAACAGGCTGCAGCTGCTGTGCTGAAGGTCTTCCATAAGACG TTGGAATGCTGTGGTAGGGGCATCAGCAACCCGTTCACTACGTTAATCACCCAAGGTTTTACAGACATCTGCCCCAAGTCAGTCTCTGCTTCCACTACA GACTGTCACGGAAAAATCACTGAGCTATTTACCGAGAAGGTTTACCTGATTGGCATCACTGCCCTGATAATTGCTATTATTATG ATCTTTGAGATGACCTTTAGTATGGTCCTGTGCTGTGGGATCCGCAACAGCCCGGTGTACTAA